The Cyclobacteriaceae bacterium DNA segment CACCTTTTACCTGCATGCCGTGACCCGAGTAAAAAACCAAACCGGTAGCATGAGGTTCAGTTTGCAGCAGCTTAAAGTACCGCAGGATACCGTCCAGCATCACACGTTTATTCATGGGATCATAAATTTCCACCACAGTAAATCCTTTTTTCTTCAGCGTTGAGGCCATATCAACCGCATCATTCAGTGAATTCTTTAAAGGCGGAACATGCTGATAGGATTTTACACCGATCACAAGCGCATACTTCTCTTGCTGTGCCAGTATACGCTCACTTATCGCACTGAATACCATCGCAGCAACAAGCATTTTGATCATCTGGTTTTTCATACTGCTATTGATTAATATGATTTGAATCGAATATTGCAATTCAAAAAAAAGCACGTAACAGATTTTAAGTCGTCACGTGGCAGAGTATCTCAACCCTGCTTGGCTGGTTACAGCGTTTTCAGCGTAAATCAAAGAGTTCAATATTGTGCATAAGCCACTACCTGTTTCAGCAGGGTATCAAATTCCTGGGTGCTGATGTACTTATTTGCTTTCGGAAATACCACGTTCTCCTCACGGAAAAGGTGTAACTTGAGTAGTTCAATGAGAGCGAATCCCTGTTCGGCAGCGACATCGAACGTTAACGCACGTGAAGTAACATCTGGCAGTCGTGTAGCCAGCGAAATAAAATTGAACATGAGAGTCAGGTGCTGCATAATTTTCAAGTGGTCATCCTCCAGCATGTCAATGGCTGTTTTAGGAAACGGTCCTTTACTGTGCTCCTTGTGTTCGATTAGCCTTTTCTGTAATACCGGGAACAACACTTTCTCTTCCTTCAGGTGATGTTTCACCATGTGGTTGTCCATGTAGGAGAAGAACGTGTGAAAACTCTTTTCGATATCGGGATGTCGTTGCCAACCATTTTGCTTAAAGGCAATCAGAGCTTGTTCAAACGCTTCCAATTCCTTTTTGGCTTGCGTGTGTTCATCCATAAATTGCTGCAAACACGGATGTAATTCATCGTAGGGCACCGTATCCACTACGGGTGGTGTAAAGGCTTCAGGTGGATCCATCGGTGAAAATTCTTCAATCCCACTTTCCTTTTCAACCATCCGCTTCAATGGATCATTATTGTTTATTTTTTGTAAATCGATCATGTTGAAACATTAGTTATTTCTTGGCCTATAAACCGACCAGCCGTTGGCTGGATTTCGCACCTTGTTTTTGTTCCAGTTCCAGATTACCCGTTGATACGGCCGCCATAGGTAATCCAACGGGGCAACCAGTGCATGCATCAGGCGTGAGAAGGGGAAGAGCATTACAATCAGGTAAGCTCCGATCACATGCAATTGGATAACGAGCGGCATCGCCACTACGGCATCCATGCGCGGCTCGAGTAAGAAAATGGACCACAAGTAAGGTGTAAGTGACGATGCAAACCAGGATGAACCCCAACGGTATTCGTAAGCTACCCACAATCCCAAAAACACCTGTGCCAGTAACAGAATTTCCACCACATGATCCATCCAACTGGTTACCACCCGAATGCGGCCCTGCGTCCACCTACGGTAAATCAGGTTTGCCAGGCCAACCAGCATACTCAAACCAAAGGCAAAAGCAGCTACCTCCAGCACCAGTAAACGTACCGGGTGACTGTTCCACAGCAACACACTTTTTGGAATGAGAAATGCGGTAAGGTGACCAAAGAAGAGAAAGAGCATACCCCAGTGAAACGGTACACTGCCCCAAAATAATTTCTTACCCTCCAGAAATTCGGATGACAGAGAGGAGATCTGAAACTTGACATTCCGGTACCGGTAAATGGTACCGATAAAAAATATAAACAAAGCCAGATAAGGAAGTATGATGAAGAAGAAGGTGTTAAGAATAGTCATAGTCTCGAAAGGTTATGGTTCTAATTTCATTTCAGTACTGAT contains these protein-coding regions:
- the narI gene encoding respiratory nitrate reductase subunit gamma, with the protein product MTILNTFFFIILPYLALFIFFIGTIYRYRNVKFQISSLSSEFLEGKKLFWGSVPFHWGMLFLFFGHLTAFLIPKSVLLWNSHPVRLLVLEVAAFAFGLSMLVGLANLIYRRWTQGRIRVVTSWMDHVVEILLLAQVFLGLWVAYEYRWGSSWFASSLTPYLWSIFLLEPRMDAVVAMPLVIQLHVIGAYLIVMLFPFSRLMHALVAPLDYLWRPYQRVIWNWNKNKVRNPANGWSVYRPRNN
- a CDS encoding hemerythrin domain-containing protein — encoded protein: MIDLQKINNNDPLKRMVEKESGIEEFSPMDPPEAFTPPVVDTVPYDELHPCLQQFMDEHTQAKKELEAFEQALIAFKQNGWQRHPDIEKSFHTFFSYMDNHMVKHHLKEEKVLFPVLQKRLIEHKEHSKGPFPKTAIDMLEDDHLKIMQHLTLMFNFISLATRLPDVTSRALTFDVAAEQGFALIELLKLHLFREENVVFPKANKYISTQEFDTLLKQVVAYAQY